A part of Caldisericum sp. genomic DNA contains:
- a CDS encoding adenosine-specific kinase: MSVEIKVVPIEKPEDMNCILGQSHFIKTVEDLSEALVGSVPGIKFGLAFNEASGVALVRFAGNDPELVELAKKNAFNVGAGHFFIIFIRGAFPINVLNAIKNVQEVCNIYAASANPMQVIVAETELGRAVLGVVDGVKPKGFEDEEHIKERKDLLRKFGYKF, encoded by the coding sequence ATGAGTGTTGAAATTAAAGTTGTTCCTATTGAAAAACCAGAAGACATGAATTGCATTCTCGGGCAATCGCATTTTATAAAAACTGTTGAGGACCTAAGCGAGGCACTTGTAGGAAGTGTCCCAGGTATAAAATTTGGGCTTGCCTTTAACGAGGCATCGGGTGTTGCACTTGTGCGTTTTGCAGGAAACGACCCCGAACTTGTTGAACTTGCCAAAAAGAACGCTTTTAATGTCGGGGCAGGGCACTTTTTCATAATTTTCATAAGAGGCGCATTCCCGATAAATGTCCTGAACGCAATTAAAAATGTCCAGGAAGTTTGTAATATTTACGCTGCCTCAGCAAATCCAATGCAGGTTATCGTTGCAGAAACCGAACTTGGAAGGGCTGTATTGGGGGTTGTTGATGGCGTTAAACCAAAGGGATTTGAAGACGAAGAGCATATAAAAGAGAGGAAAGATCTTTTAAGGAAATTTGGCTATAAGTTTTAA